The genomic segment TGCATGCCTCCCTCGGGTCATCACCCAGCAGGAGCCCTCGCCATGCGTTACTGGGCATCAAAAGGTGAGTTTTAGACACACTCTGGATACTTGGCGTGTGAGTTAGCATTTGCATACAGTTCTACAGAAGCACTGAACACTGTTAACATGGTTTTAAAATCGTTTGTTTTCATGGCCACTTACTATTGGTCTAGTGAGCACTTAGGAGGCTCACCCATTCCTCACTACTGTCTATTTTTACTACTTGGTCTAGGAATACTTCTCATGTAGTTACCTTCGACTAGGTTCCTTAAAGTACTCGGTTAGaacatattgatttttatttctaaatgtgcCTCTCACTTCAATAATACAATGCAAAATCTGTAAAACTGTATCTACATCACGCAGTTATCCAACATCAAATGAGCTGCCACCTAGTCCCAGGTGTGGTGCTagaatcagccgtgggcaaactacggcccgcgggccggatccggcccgtttgaaatgaataaaactattgaaaaaaaaagaccgtacccttttatgtaatgatgtttactttgaatttatattagttcatacaaacactccatccatgcttttgttcccgccctctggtccagtttaagagcccattgtggcccttgagtcagaAAGTTTGCACACCCCTGTCTAGATGCTGGGGGCAAGTCGCTGGCACATGCAGCTGAGGACAGTGCTCGGAGAGGAAGTAAAAAGGCAATTGTAGGATCATTTGGGGACCATTACAACCACCCAGAACTTAAAGGAAacacatggccctggccagtgtggctcagtggaggagagcatcggcctgaggactgaagggtcacatgtctgggttgcaggctcgatcctcagtagggggggtgcaggaggcagccgatcagtgattctcagtattgatgtttctatctctccctttcccttcctctctgaaatcaataaaaaaatattaaaaaaacacacatgatcttcactttgggctttgtcatTTTACAATATCCTTTGTGCAGTATTTTAACTTAACGTTCCTTTACTCGCCCTTAAAATGCAATCTATTTTGGGGAAGATGATCAGGAAAGTAATTCTAGTGGGTAGAAGTATTTCTGGAGCGAATGGGgtcatgaaaatatttaaaaattgagcatggtgatggttgcaccactctgaatttactttaaaaaaaccagTTCATTATGCACTGTAGATGACATGTACAGTATATGAgttatatctcaacaaagctgttctttcatttctttttaagtaaaGACCAGTCTTATAATCAATTGCAGATGTTTTCAGAgcgcccccccctgccccccaggattTGCTTACCGCGTCCCAAACCACGGCTGCGACCCCCAGTTGCCTCCAGTCCTGGCGGATCTGGATGGTGTGGTTGGCGAAGGAGAAGGTGGCGAGAGGCTTGTGGAATTTCTGCAACCCCATTCCCGCGGTCTCCTCATAGGGCACCAGGGCCATTTCCGCTGTGCcagctctctgcttcctttcCCCTGTTGGACAAAAGAATCCTGCATGCTCTGGCCAGAAGTGCATTCTCTCCTAGGTGGCCCGAATGCTTTTTTTAAGGTCGTTTTATggattcaaaagaataaacagaGATGTGGAAAGCTTTTGTCGAATTCCTTTTACATGGTTCTTCTTCCAGACTCGTGGGACGTGAGACGTGGCTCTGAATTCATCCCAAAGGATGTCTTTGGGCAAAAGCACCCAGAACCGCACAATTCCTGCAGGACGCCCTACACACCTCACTGTCAGGACTCAGGGGGGCTCGAGGGCGAGCGAGGCGGCATCGGACCCGGGGGAAGGTAGCGCTCTCTGCACTGCCCCGGCCCGCGTGGGCTGCAGCTGCACCCGCCGACGTGGGCAGGGTGTTTCTGCCGTTTTGTTTTGGTCTGGCCTCCACCCCTCCAGGCGGTGCGCTCACTGGTGACAGCCACGGACCGCGCCTGCACTGAGACCGCGAACCGCTCCATGGTCCTACTTTTTGGCGGACGGTGCACGCACCCCCACCTCCGGAGACTGGCAGTGAGACCCATGCGGCTTCCCAGTCGCTCGCGGGGAGAGCGCGGCCCTAGGTCCTGAACAGACTCGGGCGTCCCGGCTAGGAGGCCTCCCCGGGGCCCCCCAaacccgccg from the Myotis daubentonii chromosome 7, mMyoDau2.1, whole genome shotgun sequence genome contains:
- the METTL21A gene encoding protein N-lysine methyltransferase METTL21A isoform X5, which translates into the protein MGLTASLRRWGCVHRPPKSRTMERFAVSVQARSVAVTRERKQRAGTAEMALVPYEETAGMGLQKFHKPLATFSFANHTIQIRQDWRQLGVAAVVWDAAVVLSTYLEMGAVELRGRSAVELGAGTGLVGIVAALLEIKF
- the METTL21A gene encoding protein N-lysine methyltransferase METTL21A isoform X6; the protein is MGLTASLRRWGCVHRPPKSRTMERFAVSVQARSVAVTRERKQRAGTAEMALVPYEETAGMGLQKFHKPLATFSFANHTIQIRQDWRQLGVAAVVWDAAVVLSTYLEMGAVELRGRSAVELGAGTGLVGIVAALLAY